The following proteins come from a genomic window of Anopheles ziemanni chromosome 3, idAnoZiCoDA_A2_x.2, whole genome shotgun sequence:
- the LOC131287539 gene encoding guanine nucleotide-binding protein subunit beta-2 produces MPPKDDPEVSALKKEINDMIAKFQEEQKKAADCTLFEKCADLGDAPKVRISTKKFLKGHINKVNSVHFAGDSRHCVTGSLDGKLIIWDTWTGNKVQVIPLRSAWVMSVAYADSGNFVACGGMDNMCTVYDLNNRDAQGNAKIVRELMGYEGFLSSCRFLDDTHILTGSGDMKICIWDLQVGKKTSEFDAHAGDVVSISMSPDKNTYVTGSVDRTCKLWDVREDSPKQTFFGHEADVNSVCYHPSGFGFATGSEDKTARLFDFRSDQQIGHYVPPNKNSGFTSCALSLSGRYILCGSDDNNIHIWDTMKGQHNGTLSGHENRITSLSMAPNGMALASCSWDQHVRIWV; encoded by the exons GAGGAACAGAAAAAGGCGGCCGACTGCACGCTGTTCGAGAAATGCGCTGACCTAGGTGACGCCCCGAAGGTACGCATCAGCACGAAAAAGTTCCTCAAGGGTCACATCAACAAGGTGAACTCGGTGCACTTTGCCGGCGACTCGCGTCACTGCGTGACCGGCTCGCTCGACGGCAAGCTGATCATATGGGACACGTGGACCGGCAACAAGGTGCAGGTCATCCCGCTCCGGTCGGCCTGGGTGATGAGCGTAGCGTACGCCGACTCCGGGAACTTCGTAGCCTGCGGCGGCATGGACAACATGTGCACCGTGTACGATCTGAACAATCGTGACGCGCAGGGTAACGCGAAGATCGTCCGCGAGCTGATGGGATACGAGGGCTTCCTGAGTTCGTGCCGCTTCCTGGACGATACTCACATTCTCACCGGTTCGGGTGATATGAAAAT ATGCATCTGGGATCTGCAGGTCGGTAAGAAGACGTCGGAATTCGATGCTCACGCTGGCGATGTCGTCTCTATCTCGATGAGCCCGGACAAAAACACCTACGTTACCGGTTCGGTAGATCGCACCTGTAAGCTGTGGGACGTCCGAGAGGACTCCCCTAAACAGACATTCTTCGGACATGAGGCGGACGTGAACAGTGTTTGC TACCATCCGAGTGGATTCGGTTTTGCTACAGGATCGGAGGATAAGACGGCGCGCTTGTTCGACTTCCGATCGGACCAACAGATCGGACACTACGTGCCACCGAACAAAAACAGTGGTTTCACATCATGCG CACTGTCGCTGAGTGGCCGATACATACTTTGTGGTTCGGACGATAACAACATTCACATTTGGGATACGATGAAAGGACAACACAATG GTACTCTGAGTGGCCACGAAAATCGTATAACTTCGCTCAGCATGGCACCGAACGGAATGGCGCTGGCTTCTTGCAGCTGGGATCAACACGTTCGCATTTGGGTTTAG